One region of Pagrus major chromosome 7, Pma_NU_1.0 genomic DNA includes:
- the LOC141000154 gene encoding ER membrane protein complex subunit 3, with protein MAGPELLLDSSIRMWVVLPIVFITFFVGIIRHYVTQLLHSDKKVDLEQVSDSQVLLRSRILRENGKYIPRQSFAMRKHYFNNAETGFFKKVKRKVVPKNPMTDTSMLTDMMKGNLTNVLPMIVIGGWINWAFSGFVITKVPFPLTLRFKPMLQRGIDLLSLDASWVSSASWYFLNVFGLRSMYTLILGQDNAADQARLMQDQMTGAAMAMPPDPNKAFKSEWEALEIVEHKWALENVEEELMSRDLNFGTFFSQDLKSTMF; from the exons ATGGCCGGTCCAGAGCTCCTGCTGGACTCCAGCATTCGCATGTGGGTGGTCCTGCCCATCGTCTTCATCACCTTCTTCGTCGGGATCATCCGTCACTATGTAACGCAGCTGCTCCACAGCGACAAAAAGGTCGACCTGGAGCAGGTGTCTGACAG ccaGGTGCTCCTGCGCAGCCGCATCCTCAGAGAGAATGGAAAGTACATTCCCCGACAG tcGTTCGCCATGAGGAAACATTACTTCAATAATGCAGAGACCGGCTTCTTCAAGAAGGTCAAGAGGAAGGTCGTCCCCAAGAACCCcatgacag acaCCAGCATGCTGACAGACATGATGAAGGGAAACCTGACTAACGTCCTGCCCATGATCGTGATTGGTGGATGGATCAACTGGGCTTTCTCTGGATTCGTCATCA CCAAGGTGCCGTTCCCTCTGACTCTGAGGTTCAAGCCGATGTTACAGCGAGGGATCGACCTGCTGTCCCTCGACGCCTCCTG GGTGAGCTCGGCGTCCTGGTACTTCCTGAACGTGTTTGGACTGAGGAGCATGTACACCCTCATACTGGGACAGGACAACG CTGCTGACCAGGCTCGGCTCATGCAGGACCAGATGACAGGCGCTGCCATGGCGATGCCCCCCGACCCCAACAAGGCCTTCAAG agtgAGTGGGAGGCGCTGGAGATCGTGGAACATAAGTGGGCCTTGGAGAacgtggaggaggagctgatgtCCAGAGACCTGAACTTCGGAACCTTCTTCAGTCAGGACCTCAAGTCCACCATGTTCTAA